A stretch of DNA from Strigops habroptila isolate Jane chromosome 1, bStrHab1.2.pri, whole genome shotgun sequence:
TGTGTCCAAATGGAGGATAGCCTTACATTTTACAGCAAACTCTACTTCTACACATAGCAGCAGAGTTCTGCCAGAAGGGGATAACTACTtcagatatatatatttgaCATGTGATGCTAGCTAATACCCTGCATAGCTCTGCAGTAACATAAACTGCTACTTCAAAGATCACCCAGAGGGCAGAGCTAAGGCAATCAATAAGACACCTGTACGTATCTACTGGCACCATCCTTTATAGACCTACCTGCTCAGGGCTAACAGTGATGGGCTCCTTCAGAACGTGCCATATCACACACTCGAGCAGTGGAGGAGTGGTCAGTGAACCAGGGTATGTCCAGTAATCTCTGCATGCAGGAAGCAGTCCAGTGGGGTCAAAGTTTGTGAAGGAAGCTTGCTTTCCCTACAGTAAAGAAAGTAGATGGGCTAATGTCAGGGGAGAGATCACAAGACACACTGGGCTTGCAGCAGTGAAGTGTCCTGAGGAAAGCTCCATGGttggagaaaggcagaaatggaGTTTGGCATGAAGTGTTGAGTGTGTCCCATAGTATATTTGGGATTAAAGACTTTCAGCAATATATTTCTTATAAGACTTTCAAGACATTGTTTCTCTTGTCAAATGTTGAATTTATGTTCCTTGCTTCTAGAGACATGATTTGATTTTGCTTGAAGCAACAATGAGACTTCAGATGCCAGGAACACTGACTGCACTGGAAACAGAACCTGAGAGATCTGTTTGGAGAGTCCATTGAAGTAAATGGCAATATCCATTTACCTCAAAGGAAGCCTGATAACAAAGATGACAGTGTAGCCTCATTCTTTACCTTTTCTGTCCACATTTCTCAGTTCCACAGAACTTTACCCACTATGAAGGTACCCAACTGCTCAGTAAGTACTTTTAGTTTCCCATTATTCAGCTCCTTAAgatcacacacacacttcacacaatatttaaaatacagaaaagcttttttcataAGAGTTATATATCCTGATCAAACTTCTTATGTGGAGTCTCTGTTGAAATAGCCAAGAGAAGCATGCCCTCTTGGAGGAAGGAAATTTATCCCACACATGCAGAGATGAGGGGAAGTGCCTTTTCCATCTGTCATTGCCTAGAAAGGACATCTACCAGAGTAGTTTAGATTAGTAAAATGAATCCTACCCTATAGGTTTAAATGCAGTTAAAGGACAGAGAAATGTAGTCAGAGATACAAAACTATCACTGTTTCTAGTACTCTCTGCCCTCTACCACAAATTCATTCAAATCCCTTTTGCATTTAGGATTACAAGAGCATCAGTACTGATGGAAGGAaggtttgttttactttcataCATGCAGCAGACtaggaagaagtaaaaaatCCACTTTCTGAAGACAACACAGCATAGTTGTGATTGGTGTCAATCAACACAGACAGCAAATATTACCTTGGTTTGAATGGAGTTCAGAGCATCCAcaactttctgtatttcaggCTTGGCATTTCCTACCTGTAACACAAGTCgtatgagaagaaaataaccaTCCACTCTCAAGATACGTTTAGTTTCCTGTTGCAGTTCCCAAGGAAACATTTTCCCAGCACCATCTCATTACATAACAGGAGTACTACAGCAAAAGTGACTATAAAATCATGCCAGCTGACAGTCAGCACAAATGGGTCAGCCAAGGACACTggacagaaaaagcaattttcatttACAGTGTGTGGATTTATTTTTGGACTTGAGCTGTTCTTTTTTCATAGAAGTCACCCTTCTAATAAAAAACCATGAGGCCAGGATGGAATACAAACTGCTGGGGCACAGTCGTCTTCTCCAACCAGCTGCGAAGATAATTCGACTACTACAAAATGCTCTAGACATttaacagtgacagaaaaaggaaaataggtGTTATTTAGCCTGGTCCTACTGCAGATTCATACACACATAACTTTGTCAGCTATGCGTACCACTTTTCACTGGTAAGAGTTATGGCAGTGTCACTGTTGTGATGAAGGCAAATATGCTGCTACAGGGCCGTCACAGTGATGAATGGCAGTCATACTCCATTGCTAGTGTACAATTTTTATATGTAGAGGAAGCCAAGAATTTGAAGCACCACTCAGTTTGCTATGGGTTTAGGCAGTGTAGTATAATGCtgcctttttctgtattttagacTCTTAGGTCCCTCTGCAACACAATAAACATACTGGACTCATCCAattaatacaaaagaaaaaggttaaCTAACCTTCATGAAGATGCCTACCACAGCCAAACCATCAGGATGCTTCACAGCTTCAGCAAATTTACCATATTTTACATTCCAGTGAACAATATGGAGCTaggaacaagaaaacaaaggagcaCTATGAAGATAATATTCCATCCACAATATTTTACAGATGAGGATGCAGGGAAGTAATTTATTAAACATTAAGAACAGATGGCATTTTACTGCTGAGATTTAAAAATTTTTGTGTGCAGTTAGTTAAGAATTTCTTGAACCATTCATCTACTTTCAAGTTTCATTTATGAAAAGAGGTTTCTgtcatgcattttattttgcttctcacTTTTATTCCCAGATGagttttaaatgcaaactgTGGTTGTATCGTTCTGATTTTAGTCCAGTGAAACTCCTGTTATCTTCAGAATGAGCTTTTCCTGTATGCAGTCTGCAGGATTTTGATGTAGTATTTTAATGCTATATATGCTGGAGTTCTAACCATCACTGAAATACATGATTGTCAGTTTCAAAGaaccacagaaaacacattaacTACATATCTGACCTGCAATTagagagtttttaaaaaacagtcctgtccttttctgaaagcctttgaaaagaacattaaatGAAGCTCCAGGTCACACTAGCCAGgatgttgctttctttttcatttccaagttATTTCTAAATTAAGTTCATCTGGCTGTTTCCCCACATCTGCAAGTTGAGTTGAGTGAGTAATTATGGTACTGTGAACAGAGGCAGTGGCAAATTTCTCAGATACGACAAAAGCTTCTGTTTCATGAAAAGCATCAGAGACAATGAATTTGTGGGGCCgtttcttttatctttcaaTGCAAATCACAGGTGTGTTCAGTCAGTGTGTATTTATGAAAGGGTTAAAGTCTGTCACAGCATCCAGAGGTAGATTTCTAAACAGGGGACAAGAAAAAGTGGGATGCAAGGCACTAAAGTCACTCCTTTTCTGTAGTGCAGCTCTAATAGAGAGTCTTGAAGAGTCCAAGGGACATCTGGAGTATTAAGGATATTAGAAAGAGTGCCTGCAAGGTCTCACTTTGCTATCTGCCCTCTTCACAGCTCCCCTTTGCTTCTTTGCTACCAAAAGATTGAACGGTCTTCCCCAAATTATTCTATTGTTGATATAAATGTCTCTGATGTTAAAAATTGAAGCCAGGAAAAGGGGATGTGTGTGTACAGGGGTATGGAAATTCTATTTCTTCATGATTTTCAAGAGCCACTGAGAAAGCAGGGGAAAACCAGGGATAATTAATGTGGGTTTTTCTGCTTCTATAGTCTTTGACAAGAAGTAGCTAAGAAAAATCTAATTTGATTCtaatctctgcttttgcaaGGAGTAGGTCTTGGGTGGCATTGTACTAAAATCTTCTATGGCAACCTCCGCAGTTTCTTGCCCTATGAAGATCTGTAAAGAAGTTGCTAATGTGGAGGAATATTAAcaagataataaaatatttattatacaCAAAAGACTGGAAAAGGTAAAGCACATCCTACCTCTGCATCATACTTCACACCATCCACAGTGTGCTCGGACCCTTGGCCCTCACAAGATCCCCAGTGAATGTGAAATTGTGCCAGCCTGTAGACTGTATCCAGTGCTCCTCCTTGCAGGACTGTAAAGCAAAGAGCCTTTATTAGCATCTCCCATAACCATTGTTATCGAGTCTCACTTCAAACTGGAATGTCCATCTCAAATCTTCCATGTGAACTACAGTTCATTGCTCTGCATGCTGTCATGCTACTCCAGATCATCTTCAATGGTACATTGCTGTAATATGCCAAAATCAATAATAAATGTATCAATACATAAGTGAATTTACAGTGAGCATCTCATCAGCAATTTAACAGGCATGCTAATATTACAGGTGACAAGGGGAGAGCTAAGAATGTAACTTTTCTGtcaccaaataaataaaaaaaaaaggccaacaAAAAGAATAGCCTTTGTTAGAGGCCAATATAGAGTTGTTCTGTGGAAGTACACCAAATCATCCTTCACTTACTAATGTACTCTGTCCCTTCATTTTAGACACTTCATCCATTTAAGTCTTAATCCTGCAAATCCTGTGGCAGATTGGATTGagcaaaatgcttttggttCCAAATTAAACCTCAACACCTGTTAGCGTGCATTGCTACAAGGTAAAGTGCTAGGCACAGTGCAAGGCATTGCAGAGATGTGAATTCAAATCTCTTGTCCCTCCCAACCTTTATTCCTAAAGAATGAGTTTAAAAAATGGCGGTGAAAATGGCAATGCCTGCAGAAgcccattttttaaaacacagaaacgAGGCGTTTACTTATGCTCTCCACTATCTGAGCTTACTCCTGCTATGGCATTGCTCTAAGTGGAGCGCCCAGTCACACTTTCAATTATACAGGAGTTTCCCTGAGCTCCCTTATTCTGCCTGTTAGTTTTAACGTTGTACTTAAACTGTGCCCAATCACCATTATGATATGCAGGATCAAACCCTATTGCTGCAAAATGCTCAAGGCACAGACAGTGTCTCCTCCAGTGTAGCATTAAGCACAGAACAATAACAAACAGTTCCATTAAAAGGAGCTATTTATCTAAGTTATTAGAGCAAGGTTTcagactgtttatttttttcctaagcatcTCAAATCAAATTAAATCTCTAAGatgttaatattaaaaaagaaagattatttaaaaatgtaatttgaagTGTTACATGTCTTAGAGATAAATTTCTcaatatacataaatacatatatacaataAAGTGACAGAAGAGTGTTGACATCAGATATTACATGTTAAGTGTGCTTTGTGTATGCGCCACAAACAAAATGGTTCCGTGAAGTAAAGATGCTTTCCTCTCCGTCTGCAATTAGTCTAGACACTACCACAATACGTGCAAGTGTGAAAATATACATCaaatgcagagaggaaaaggtcACTGTCTGTTCAGGTTTGAATAATTCTGATTATATGCAAGCATGGACAACAATAGTTGTGGATACTTGGCAATGAGGTGAGAAGGATTTGACTAAAAAACTGGAATACACGAAAATACAAGATGTATAATAAAACACATTAGTTTCCACTGGTGTGCTTTACACATGCAAAATTTGAGTTCAGTGGAGAAATTTAACATTTGCCTGGGGCTCCCTTGGTGAATATATTTAGAAGTCTCCCAACATGTCtttctatttgaaaaatgttaatatatGCTCCACTGCCATCTTTGCAATTTCCAATACCGTAGCCAAAACTGAACAGCCAACAGACCAAGACTTGCCCTACCTTGTTGCCAAGCTATGTAATAGAAAGAATAATGGCTACTTAAAGTAATTAAATAGGAACATATCTTATTCAACTTTTATGTTTCTGCATGTGCTAGTTGCCAAGAAGCATAACTGTCAAGCACAGGACTACAGAtcagaatactttttttcagaatagCGACTCTGAATGTGCATTAgttccttttgaaaatgaagtaattgGCTGCTGTGTCTTTACagatgtaaaataatttaatccaCACAATATcgtgtttcatttaaaaattatgccATGGAGTTGCAATGTTTCAGTTTTAGTTCTTTTGGCTAATGGACTTGCTGCTTGTTGCAGGTACAAACAGACTGAGGTTCCACCATTCCTCAACCTCGGAAAGCACTAGCGCAGCACAGGCTAATCTGCAATTATTAATCAATGGAAAgcatgctgaaaagcagaacCATGCAATCTTCTTAAATCCATTTGCAGTGTTATTTCTTTACACAAAGTTTGCTATAGTCTCATAAAACTCAAAAGATGCACAAAAATCTCTGCAGGTTTTGCTTACTTTTCTCATTCTGTGGTTCTCAGATCCAGCACTAGCTTATTTTGACTCACAGCAGAGCATTCAAAGAAAGTAATAATTAGATTAGTGTGAATGAATACAAATTCAGCAGGCTTAATTACAGAACAGCCCTTCTTGTTCTAGCCTACATtaagcagatattttttttaatacttctcaACCTTTtcaaagaagtaaaatttaaaattaaacttaaaTGGCAAAGTAGAAATGTTagagcttctttttttttttgttttccccagcacAACCTTTTAAGCCATGAACAAATGCTACCAGTTTTTGCAAAGTGTAAGTTCTTCGAGAATCGGAGCAACATTCACACCAGGAACTTCCCTGTCCTTGTCCCACGTGACGTGAACATCAATTCAGGCCACGTTGATGATAGAAGTTCAACCTTTCCATCCCCTTTTTTTGAGGGATGGGGAAATTCTGATCCATATTTGACCATTTCATCGTTAGctcctttctttttgaaattgGTACTAGTGAAAACCATCCTGGAAACACACATGTGGCTGTGCTCCCTTTTGCTACATAGCACAGCTTCAGATGCAGGATGAAGACAACACAAGCCAACCTGGAAAACATATTCTTTTCTTACAGATTCAACCTACATCATAACCTCGTCCCCACAGATGTGTAACAGCCTAAGAGGTGACAGCTTGAAAATATAGTGCTTTTTTCTatgtaacagttattttaaatgttacagtGAGACAAATTTGGAGCTACAAATTTATGTTAAGAAACGGTAACTGTTTTCCATCTTCTACCTTTTACTGGAGAAGTTAATACTAGTAACATCCCGTAACTATATTGCACTGTTATTAAatgatttaataaaattttctaaaTTAGGTGAACATAAGTATTAGCAGCTCTAAGTTGGAAAGTCAAATAACCACACAAACTGTTCCATTTATGTCTGTGGAATTTCTTGGATAAAGAAGGTGAACTTGATTTGTCTCCATTACACTTTCTTAGGATATTTGGAAACACACAGGAATCAAAGGGGATTTTGCTGCATCTGGGACAGCTGTTTGCTGAGGCCACACAACTTCACTATTCTAGTCAAAGGCAAGTCACTGAGTAGTTACCCCTTCCCACGTAGAACAGAACAGCTTTGTAAAAAGTACTGTgaatcacttcatttttttttcaggaaatggCAGCAGCCACGTCTGTGAATTTTTGCAGGAATACTGTGGTATTACTGTTATTTAGCTGCCTCCTATGGGATGTTCTCTCTATACAGAGCAGGAGATAAACCTCATCAAAGCAATAAACCCATCAAAGAAAGAATCAAAATGGTTGAACTACAAGATTGTTTCATGAGTGAGAGTGAATTCTTTCCAATCATACAAATTAATGTGCTAAGAAAAATACTACTCTAAAGTCTGTTACTCCgagaaaatgcagaatgagAAAGTGTTCTTCAAACGGAAATCACTGACAGCAAAGCTCCTTTTAAGTAGCTGAAATAATGGGTCCAAACAGATATCCAGAGCTCCAAACTTAGAAAAGTTAGCTCTAACTGAGAGTCTATGTTGTAAAAACCTAGCAGCAGGACATTTCAAGCACGTACCTCTGAGGACAGCCCTCTTGTACACACATTGCTTTGACATTTCCCATTCTTTAGAAAGCCATGCTTTTGCCTCAGCCTACCGCAGATGTGCACATATATATGACCTTGCAGGCATGTGTGAAATATACGCATAGTATATACCTTACTGTTAATGTTTTGTAAGTTTTTGTGCATATACGGACATCTATATCATAGATAAAAGGCCTTGAGGAGACAAAGTAGACAAAGcattacttgaaaaaaaattaaatcttgaGCATTGTGCATTATTAACTGCACAAAAAAGGCTCTTaggaggatgctcagggatTAGCCTTGTGTTCTCATGCAAGGATGGGCTTCTCCATCTGACAGACTGAAGAGTTCAGTTAGGGTGAGCTGCCACTTCTGTGAGACATGGAGTACAGAGCGTCACATTTTGTGAGATGTTTCCTTCTTTATGTTATCTCTTTCAGACATTCCTCCTAGGACACTGACAAGCAAGAGAGCAAGACAGCATGCAAGTATCTGGCTGTAGGGATCATACTTGCAGAGAACATCTGTAATGGGTTTCATCAAGAAAAAACCTACATAACTGGTATCTCATAAAGAAAAACCCTACTCTGGCCTTGCTAGCCTGATAAGGCAACAAGGATGTTCCAGAGAGATAGACCAGAATGAAACACCTGCCAAAATGCAGCAGGTCTGCAGTCATGTGTATCTGCAGCAGGTCAGTGGTTCTGATTCACCTCAGCTGAACTATTTCATCCAGACTGGGTAGCAGCCAGACACTCTGACCTGCTTAAGGATACAGAGTCATTCAGGTTCTTAAGTTTCCTCCCACTGCTGGGACCAGTGGAGTTTATTTCTCATGAAGTCTTTTTAATGGAGATTCTTTAAGAGTCATGAAGTGCTGCACTGAATCCCCAGTCAGCCTTCAATCCTCATGTTTTCAAACTGTATGAGCTGACAATGACTTTGTAAGAACTGAGTTGGAAGCGTTAAAATTCTCTTAAAAGTAAGAATTGGTTTAATTTCTGATGATAATAGCTATAATAGTAATCTCAGTGACTGCTTACAGTACTGAAAACTGTATTAGACATGATGCTTACACTACATTGAGATCTATTGAGGGATGAACAAAACTAAGGTATGAGCATTGCCTCTAAGTACACAGCAGTCCCTCGAGCCTATAAGTAAATCAACAAATATAtcagctgggaagagcagccaTGGTGACATCTGGCACACAGCTGCGTTAcgtcttaaaaataaacttttccaaGTGGCCCAAGCTGATAACAGCTGACTAGTTTCTCCTGGGTTTGCAGTAAAAGCTCCTGTAGAGGAGGAAtttggaagaagggaagaaagttGCCATGATTGTTAAATGCACAATCCATGTCAAATTTCTGCTCAGAAGTTGcatgctaaattaaaaaaaaaaaaaaattaaaaaaaaaaatgctgctataAGGGAAGAAGGGCACTTTTAGGCTCTGTACAGAAAGGAAGGCTTGAAACGTACAGGACTGATCTCAAGCCCTCTTACCTTCCTTTCCAGTTCCTGGAAACACAAGAGCTATTCTCAGGTTGCTTACATAGACTTTGCAGCTTCCGATGACTCCAGTTCCCAAGAAAAAGGACTTAATGATCAGACACCCTCTGGGACCTCTGACTTTCTAGTCAAGCAGTGCAAAAAAGTACTTGTGAGACATAAGCAGATGTCTGAATACAGTCCCTTAAAGCTATAAGCAATCAGTTCTCTGGTCGATGATTCTGAAGGGTCAACACAATGCTATACTGCATTTTGGACCTTCAATCCATGACTGTCTACTTATAACACACAATATTATTCTGGTATAGATAATATTACATCTTTGGAGCTGGGAAGcctaaaaataaaccagtggCAGTGACTTTGATTAAGAGTTGTGCCTTGAAGGCAGCAGTCCTGCCTGTTTTTTCATCCATTTACCAGCTGAGGTGGAAGTGTAGGAAGAGCAACAGTAGCACAACTTTCAGAGTAACTCACTGCCAACCAAGCAGTGTTAATGCCCTGGCAAATGAATAACCAATGTAACAAAACAGATTGGTTTGTTTATAGTGAGTCATAATTCAAGACAGCTGAAGCATCCCCATTAATATTTACAATTATAGGAAGAATTGGGTAATGTATTCGATTACAACTACAAAAAGTCTCCCAAAAGGGGGCTAGTATCAAAGTCAATGCCGTATTTTCATTTCCTAGGACTCCTCATAATTTTAAAGTTCTACTGTGATTCAATATTTGAGAAAAAGTCAGATTTACTTGGGAGTCCTTTTGGATTTCAAGATTATCTCTAGCTCAGcggcaaggaaggaaaaacgAAACAATTAAGAGGGTTATCCACTAGCAGAAATTACCAGTACATTTAGTAATGTCTCTAGAGCCTTACACCATAGTTGCAACTCACTTCTTTAATAATTTACACTTTTTTACAGCTAAAATATGATATTTTAGCATTCTTGTTATGGAATAAATTGATGATtgacttcttccttttataagCTCATTAAACACATgatcagaaaatacagaatacagtGCCTACCGCTATGAACATTTCCGATTCAAATTTCAGGTTTTTGTGAATTCTGACAAGTTTTCTGGGAAACTTACACAGAGAACACATTCtaagtatgtttaaaaaatcttcttttgGGCTTTCGAGGCTTTCTTGAGCAAAGTCACTTCTTGTGGTTTTACACCTCTGAGAAGTCGCTGTGTACTTCTGTCTTTTAAAGGGGTGAAACAATACAAAAGTCCTTACAGCAGACTATAATATGAAGTATTTAACATGATAAAGTGCCCTTAATGAGACATTCCTTTGCTATGAAGTTCGTAAAATAAGGTGCATTATTGTAATTTAACAGTTATCGGCACCACTTGCTTCCCTCATATGTGGAAGGTCAGGTCCCGGGATACAAGCATGGATGAACCTGAATTTGAGGTTTTATTCCTCGTGACACTTCTATCATTATgagtttacttttatttaaagttatAGGAATTTTAAATGTGCATGCCTAAAACCACTTGAACTTTCACTATTATTAGAAGACAGTGGGCAGGAGAACTAAGAAAGCAACTGCAAGAACTGAAGAAGAGAGGCTCAGTAACAACTGGAAGAGGAAGTTCACTGTTTACTTTCTACATACAAGACCAAGAAAACATTCCAAAAGACTGCAAGGAAACAAGAGAGAAGACATCCTTttatctaaaagaaaatcatggAATTTTAGCATACAAAAGAAATGTTCATAAACACAGCAATGCTGGCTTGTGGATTTCCTTTAGTACACATTTTCTACCAACTAGCGACTGTGAAATATGAAGGAGATTCACTCTGGGAATTGGCTTAGCCTTTAGAAGTGTGTGCTGGAATAGAACAGCTGTCACACAAGCCAAGAAATTTGAAGCCTGTACTGCAAGAACTGAAATTGAAGATTTGGGGGTAATTGCTTAGAAAGAGCATTTTTCTAAGCATGGTTAGTGACATCTAAGtgtatttaagaaaattaacCATAAAGTAAACCAAAGTCAGGTTCTAAAGCTATCACAAAGATTTTAACATCATAGAAATGATGTTAAAACATCATTGTAAGAGAAAATTATATAGGTCATAGGCATAATTACAACCCGGATCAAGAGTTATATCTATAAAGCTCCATGTATTAGTAGAGAGAGCTTCTACgagcaaggaagaaaacattttcttctgtgaagatCCAACAGTCACATAAATTGCacatagattatttttctttaaaaagttaatattttattttacatcctTACTATGCTAAAGAATATAGATGGAATATTGTTTTAAGAAATCctaattttcttttagtttttttagtttttccaCAGATACGAGCAGAAGCTTTTTACAACATATTCTATGCACAAATGTAACGTAACAAATATACATTTGTGGGAAAGAGCCCTTTATTAGGGGATCAACAGTATTCAGATTACATATTTCTGAATCAAAGAGATTATAACAACTACTTTCAAAGAGTTGTATTCAAACATGCATTTTAGCTTTCTTATCTATTTTTATTATGCTATTACTACCTGTATTTTTTATTGCAATAACTCATTTTGTATACTCTGAAGAGCAGGAGTCTAACAGATTTTAATACCCAGAACTGCTGTTCAATTTACTTCAGTGTCATTAGTTATGAGCCTGAAGATTCTTAATGAATGGATCTACTTCTTTCTGTGCAATTACTCATGCCTTCAAAGATTATTCACAAACAATGATCTTATGACTTCATTTTGCGCCTACTACCACAGATAATTCATTACTGCATATGGGAAAGCTCTTAGGAGCAAGCAATACAGCCTGTGGGAAGTATTTACAGGATTTTATTCCATTGTCTTCTGTAAAACATACCAGCACATCACATAATTTCACACCATTTCTCCTTGTGACTGTTGCGAGATGTCTAACCAAGAATTTGGTATACACATAGTCTCAAATTCAGAAATAGGAGTAAATCAAGCACAGTCAAGTCAAAGACAGCTCTATTTTGTGAAAGGAAAGTAGGTTACCTAGTTAACTGAATACAAATGAAGTCATTAAGTGTGCTGCCAGGTAGGTTTTATGCACTGTAATTTTCAATTGGAAGTGTGATACCGAAGGATCCACCCGTACCTGGCTTCAGAGAGATCTGTttaatgtgggttttttctaaaGAATAATCAGTTTCTGATTCACTAATAGAGCTACTGAGAATATTTCTACTTGCATCTTCTACCCTCCCACTCTGAAAGCTGTGTCACTACATATCTATCAGAGGATTCCTGTCACTGATGTTCTGGTTCTGCACTGACTTTCTCATAAAAAGCATTCTTTCTACAGACATTTCTTTAGATTATCATacatttctgccatttttttcctcccaagttCCCAAATACAAActaattttcagtctttccaaACTTCTGTGCACACTAAGTGAACATGTAGTAGTTTTTTTATACTGTGAAGACCTGAACCTGTTTCCTTTGGGCTCAGTGAGAGCAGGATGACAGCAAAAGTAGACTCACATGTatccaaggaaaacagaatcccttttttcctgctctttttcttccccatgaCACTTAAAAATGTACAAGCATTCGGCTCCTTTACCTCCtcagtgcttcagaaaaataaaaactaagaaGTCTAAACTAAGAAActaagaaaactaaaaaataaaaagaatacctttttttttaaaccataaaaatattaatgtggATGCTCTGTGTAAGTTATAGATAGACCTATGTGTATTTATACAACTGCGAACACTTACAGCTGACCACTTAATGTTTTTCAGTACAAAGATTGTaatcaaaatacaaatacttaGTGCATATCTGAATGCCTGTTATACTGTATCACATTACCTGCAAAAAACTCACATTTTTAGTAGGCATGGATCATTTGTTTTCAGCACCATTCCCTAAATGACATTGCCAGcaaaacatttaggaaaaatagGGCACTTACTCCAGCAAGTTAAATCAGGCAGTGCCTAGAGAAGGCAGTGACTTCTTTATGggattgcttctgctgtttaCGTTAAAACTGGAGATACATTCATTGTAGCAGGGTGATGATCTTTGTAACTTCAGCCAGCTGAAAAACTACATTTAAAGACAACCTACAAAACCCTTGTTACAACTTAGATTCCATCTGTCCATCAATGCGGCCATTCCTTTCAGTAAGGATTACTAA
This window harbors:
- the LOC115619372 gene encoding carbonic anhydrase 2; protein product: MSHHWGYGSHDGPAHWHEHFPIAKGERQSPVAICTKTAKYDPALKPLSFSYDASTAKAIVNNGHSFNVEFDDSSDKSVLQGGALDTVYRLAQFHIHWGSCEGQGSEHTVDGVKYDAELHIVHWNVKYGKFAEAVKHPDGLAVVGIFMKVGNAKPEIQKVVDALNSIQTKGKQASFTNFDPTGLLPACRDYWTYPGSLTTPPLLECVIWHVLKEPITVSPEQMCKIRGLCFNAENEPVCRMVDNWRPCQPLKSREVRASFQ